A window of the Coprobacter fastidiosus genome harbors these coding sequences:
- a CDS encoding CXXX repeat peptide maturase — MENSKLESVVIVTDDIAPSFCYYDSKTKMTGLMPIDVLKDSINFCERGGYAATVLYSARISEEHLKLLDGFAHIKVLDIDTLKFCLPDPENDIIIVELGKFQNLDTLQGKKYNIILRMDLEEAKQLPMLIYQYHHYFRRLNVLFKNVGSATESALNQFRIDIEPLKNVIYDLLVSGNAFEFNMVTDRMVLDSVNSCDAGIKHLTIAPNGCFYVCPAFYYEDEDHAVGSLNTGINIPNSHLLTIQYSALCRICDSYQCRRCVFLNKKMTHEVNTPSHQQCVLSHHERNLSGILLQKLQSKHFFSHIKNIPPLYYLDPLDYYQDIVK, encoded by the coding sequence ATGGAAAATAGTAAGTTGGAATCTGTCGTTATTGTTACAGACGATATTGCTCCGTCTTTTTGTTATTACGATAGCAAAACAAAAATGACCGGATTGATGCCGATTGACGTATTGAAAGATAGTATAAATTTTTGTGAAAGGGGAGGCTATGCGGCAACGGTCTTGTATAGTGCCAGAATATCGGAGGAACATCTAAAACTTTTGGATGGTTTTGCTCATATAAAAGTGCTGGATATAGATACTCTGAAGTTTTGTTTACCAGATCCGGAAAATGATATTATAATTGTCGAATTAGGAAAATTTCAAAATTTAGACACTCTTCAAGGTAAGAAATATAATATTATTTTGAGAATGGACCTTGAAGAAGCTAAGCAGTTGCCAATGCTTATATATCAGTATCACCATTATTTTCGAAGGTTGAATGTTCTTTTTAAAAATGTTGGATCGGCAACGGAATCGGCTTTAAATCAGTTCAGGATAGATATAGAGCCGTTAAAAAATGTTATATACGATTTGTTAGTATCGGGCAATGCATTTGAGTTTAATATGGTAACCGATAGGATGGTTTTAGATAGCGTAAATTCTTGTGATGCGGGGATAAAACATCTAACGATAGCTCCGAATGGTTGTTTTTATGTTTGTCCGGCATTTTATTATGAAGATGAGGATCATGCAGTCGGTTCTTTAAATACAGGTATCAATATACCTAATAGTCATTTATTGACAATACAATATTCTGCTTTGTGCCGTATTTGTGACTCATATCAATGTAGAAGATGTGTATTTTTGAATAAGAAGATGACACATGAAGTCAATACTCCTTCTCATCAACAATGTGTATTGAGCCATCATGAACGGAATTTGTCTGGTATTTTATTGCAGAAGCTGCAAAGCAAGCATTTTTTCAGTCATATAAAAAATATACCGCCACTATATTATTTAGACCCGTTAGATTATTATCAAGATATAGTAAAATGA
- a CDS encoding radical SAM peptide maturase, CXXX-repeat target family, whose protein sequence is MVQEESQREWIKGNARHITFIVTENCQLRCKYCYITGKNSIKKMSFDIAAKSVDMILDMPQLVFGNEGVVWEFIGGEPLMEIDLIDRICDYIKIRMFEMNHPWFNSYRISISTNGLLYSSPKVQKFIEKNSKHLSIGISIDGNKEKHDSQRIFPNGEGSYEEVLRNVKLWLAQFPEATTKATISHDDLPYVKDSVLHLWSIGIKYVNMNTIFENCWEDGDDLIFERQLTELADEIIANKYYNNFYCSLFDRSLSEPVIKDGNDSNWCGAGKMIAVGCDGGFYPCIRFIDYSLNNKPGLKIGDCKTGIDKNLLRPFETLRKSTQSSMECMDCEDSNGCAWCQGANYDFADSDTIFQRATYICKMHKARVRANKYFWNKLDRIENGK, encoded by the coding sequence ATGGTACAGGAAGAAAGCCAACGTGAATGGATAAAAGGTAATGCCCGACATATAACTTTTATCGTAACGGAGAATTGCCAATTGCGCTGTAAGTATTGTTATATAACAGGAAAAAACAGTATTAAGAAAATGTCGTTTGACATTGCTGCTAAATCTGTGGATATGATACTTGATATGCCGCAGTTGGTGTTTGGAAATGAGGGTGTCGTATGGGAATTTATAGGGGGAGAGCCTCTTATGGAAATCGATCTGATCGATCGTATCTGTGATTACATCAAAATTAGAATGTTTGAAATGAATCATCCTTGGTTCAATTCTTATCGAATAAGTATATCGACTAATGGACTGTTATATAGTTCTCCCAAAGTCCAAAAATTTATAGAGAAAAATAGCAAGCATCTGAGTATAGGTATATCTATAGATGGAAATAAAGAGAAACATGACAGTCAGCGAATATTTCCGAACGGTGAAGGTTCTTATGAAGAAGTGTTGAGGAATGTGAAACTTTGGTTGGCGCAATTTCCTGAAGCAACGACAAAAGCTACGATTTCTCATGATGATCTTCCGTATGTTAAAGATAGTGTTTTGCATTTATGGAGTATCGGTATAAAGTATGTGAATATGAATACCATTTTTGAGAATTGTTGGGAAGATGGCGATGATCTTATTTTTGAGAGGCAGTTAACCGAACTTGCGGACGAAATAATAGCAAATAAGTATTATAATAATTTTTATTGTTCTCTATTTGATCGGAGTTTAAGTGAACCGGTAATAAAAGACGGTAACGATTCGAACTGGTGTGGTGCAGGTAAAATGATTGCGGTGGGATGTGATGGCGGTTTTTATCCTTGTATTCGATTTATTGATTATTCTTTAAATAATAAACCCGGATTAAAGATCGGGGATTGTAAAACGGGTATTGATAAAAATCTGTTACGGCCGTTTGAAACATTACGAAAATCGACGCAAAGTAGTATGGAGTGTATGGACTGCGAAGATAGCAATGGATGCGCTTGGTGTCAGGGAGCTAATTATGATTTTGCTGATTCGGACACAATTTTTCAGCGAGCTACTTATATTTGTAAAATGCATAAGGCTCGTGTCCGGGCTAATAAATACTTTTGGAATAAACTGGACAGAATTGAAAATGGAAAATAG
- a CDS encoding acyl-CoA dehydratase activase, translating to MIKVGIDIGSTTAKIVVLDEYDKIIFSAYERHNAKVKDLLISFMKNLQSQIGDVEVTIDITGSVGMGVSEKCSFPFIQEVIAATKVVQKDHPDVKSMIDIGGEDAKVVFFNEGKATDLRMNGNCAGGTGAFIDQMAILLGIPTEELNQLAIRAKNIYPIASRCGVFSKTDIQNLIAKNVNKDDIAASIFHAVAVQVVVTLAHGCDIQTPVLFCGGPLTFLPALRQAFKDYLKITDDGIVIPQDSHLIPALGAALSADKNKAIKLSSLIENIQKGLNNTVTIAKGLEPIFKDEEDYKSWKSRISCHEIKETTLTRGKTEVTLGIDSGSTTTKIVALNNDGEIVFHYYHNNDGNPIATVQNGLRLFQDKCKEAEAEIVITGSCSTGYGEDLLKASFLLDYGIIETIAHYMAARHITNKVSFILDIGGQDMKAIFINDGVINRMEINEACSSGCGSFIETFSKSLGYSIDEFSRKACEATLPYDLGTRCTVFMNSKVKQALREGATVSDIAAGLSYSVVKNCLYKVLRLKNTEELGKHIVVQGGTMKNDSVVHAFEKLTGHEVFRCNHPELMGAIGCALYARQKQGNIISLEKFIGSSDYTTHPQQCHGCENQCLVTVYRFNNGNRYFSGNRCEKVFTNKGQKNEHGINAYTRKLELLFDRKVNIDFPITTIGMPRCLNMYEEYPFWHTLFTHCNINVILSDASTFADYEASAKQVMSDNICFPAKLVHSHIKNLITKKVDRIFMPFVVYEKLDGGQNSYNCPIVSGYTEVIKGVQHDNIPIDSPAITFKNKQLLFKQCTAYLEQFGIARSTIKKAFEKAIAASNEYEAEITKYNRDILEQNKDTQKLTVLLAGRPYHTDPLIQHKLSDMISAMGANVITEDIVRGLDIEINDVNFISQWAYTNRILKAAKWAAKQDKHIQFMQMTSFGCGPDAFLTDETHNLLRRHGKTLTLLKIDDVSNLGSLKLRVRSVIESLKLSMQKTQENETLPFMQTPIFRKKDKYRKIIAPFFTPFISPLIPPLMGLAGYDVDNLPVSDSQSCEWGLKYANNEVCYPATLIVGDIVKAFKTGKYDPQNTAVAITQTGGQCRASNYISLIKKALTESGFKDVPVISITANSGINNNQPGFKINWIKVFPIVVTSLLYSDCLAKFYYASVIREKEKGMAALLLDHYMNAAIEAIRKNSVNEIWNLLSSAAQAFNKIVLEKDTNKVGIVGEIYLKFNPFAQKDITSWLTEQGIEVIPPLLTDFFMQSFVNTKVNQNNKLSKKILPDIVIHWIYNRVKKQIDRANTVSRQFRYFTPFESIFSKAEEASKVISLCAQFGEGWLLPGEILSMTKQGVKHVISLQPFGCIANHIVAKGMEKRIKDLYPEINFLSLDFDSGVSDVNIKNRILLFIDNLKNNYNHD from the coding sequence ATGATTAAGGTTGGTATAGATATAGGCTCTACAACAGCCAAGATTGTCGTACTTGACGAGTATGACAAAATCATATTTTCCGCATACGAACGACATAACGCCAAAGTAAAAGATCTGCTTATATCGTTTATGAAAAATCTACAATCTCAAATCGGTGATGTAGAAGTAACGATTGATATTACTGGTTCGGTAGGCATGGGAGTATCAGAAAAATGTTCATTTCCATTCATACAAGAAGTAATAGCCGCAACTAAAGTCGTACAAAAAGACCATCCCGATGTAAAATCAATGATAGACATCGGAGGCGAAGATGCTAAAGTCGTATTCTTTAACGAAGGCAAAGCGACAGATTTGAGAATGAACGGTAATTGCGCCGGAGGAACAGGAGCTTTTATAGACCAAATGGCGATACTTCTCGGAATACCTACTGAAGAATTGAATCAACTGGCAATAAGGGCAAAGAACATTTATCCGATAGCTTCACGTTGTGGAGTATTCAGTAAAACCGATATACAAAATCTGATAGCAAAAAACGTGAACAAAGATGATATTGCCGCTTCTATATTTCATGCCGTAGCCGTACAGGTCGTTGTCACACTGGCTCATGGATGCGATATACAAACACCAGTCTTATTTTGTGGCGGACCTCTTACTTTTTTACCGGCACTGCGACAAGCATTTAAAGACTACCTTAAAATAACAGATGACGGCATTGTCATACCTCAAGACAGCCATCTAATTCCTGCGTTAGGAGCTGCCCTTTCTGCAGATAAAAATAAAGCGATCAAATTATCTTCACTAATTGAAAATATACAAAAAGGACTGAATAATACTGTTACGATCGCCAAAGGGTTAGAGCCGATATTTAAAGATGAAGAAGACTATAAATCTTGGAAATCAAGAATATCTTGTCACGAAATAAAAGAGACAACACTCACTCGTGGTAAAACCGAAGTAACTCTCGGGATAGACTCGGGCTCTACAACGACAAAAATCGTGGCACTGAATAATGATGGCGAGATAGTTTTTCATTATTATCATAACAATGACGGTAATCCGATCGCTACGGTACAGAACGGATTGAGATTGTTTCAAGATAAATGTAAAGAGGCTGAGGCAGAAATCGTCATAACCGGAAGTTGTTCAACGGGCTACGGTGAAGATCTGCTAAAAGCTTCATTTCTTCTCGATTACGGTATTATAGAAACTATTGCCCATTACATGGCTGCCCGGCATATTACAAACAAAGTATCCTTTATTCTCGATATCGGAGGGCAAGACATGAAAGCGATATTTATCAACGACGGTGTAATAAACCGTATGGAAATAAATGAGGCCTGTTCCTCAGGATGCGGCTCTTTCATAGAAACATTTTCAAAATCATTAGGGTATAGTATAGATGAATTTTCCCGTAAAGCCTGTGAAGCAACATTACCTTATGATCTCGGCACTCGCTGTACCGTTTTCATGAATTCTAAAGTAAAACAAGCTTTACGTGAAGGAGCCACGGTAAGTGACATAGCCGCCGGACTATCCTATTCGGTAGTTAAAAACTGCCTTTATAAAGTACTACGTTTAAAAAATACAGAAGAACTCGGCAAACATATTGTAGTGCAAGGCGGTACCATGAAAAACGACTCAGTAGTGCATGCTTTTGAGAAACTAACAGGACATGAAGTATTCCGTTGCAATCATCCCGAATTGATGGGAGCTATAGGTTGTGCCCTTTATGCCCGGCAAAAACAGGGTAATATAATATCTCTTGAAAAATTTATCGGCAGTTCTGATTATACTACACACCCACAGCAATGTCACGGATGTGAAAATCAATGTTTAGTCACAGTATACCGTTTTAACAACGGCAACCGTTATTTCTCCGGGAATCGTTGTGAAAAGGTATTTACAAATAAGGGTCAAAAAAACGAACACGGCATTAACGCATATACACGCAAGCTGGAGCTACTCTTCGACCGTAAAGTCAATATCGACTTTCCCATAACAACGATCGGGATGCCCCGTTGTCTTAATATGTATGAGGAATATCCTTTCTGGCATACGCTTTTTACACACTGCAATATCAATGTTATACTTTCTGACGCTTCTACGTTTGCCGACTATGAAGCAAGTGCAAAACAGGTTATGTCCGACAATATCTGCTTCCCGGCAAAACTGGTGCATAGTCACATCAAAAATCTAATCACTAAAAAAGTCGACCGTATTTTTATGCCTTTCGTTGTATATGAGAAACTCGACGGGGGACAAAACAGTTATAATTGTCCTATTGTGTCAGGATATACCGAAGTCATAAAAGGGGTACAACATGACAATATTCCGATAGATTCTCCAGCAATAACCTTTAAGAACAAGCAATTGCTCTTCAAACAGTGCACTGCGTATCTGGAGCAATTCGGCATAGCCCGCTCCACCATCAAAAAAGCTTTTGAAAAAGCAATAGCCGCATCGAATGAATATGAGGCGGAAATAACAAAATATAACAGGGATATATTGGAACAGAATAAAGACACGCAAAAGCTTACAGTTCTTCTTGCGGGCAGACCGTATCATACCGATCCGCTGATTCAACATAAGCTCTCGGATATGATCTCCGCAATGGGAGCAAATGTAATAACAGAAGACATTGTACGAGGCCTCGACATTGAAATAAACGACGTAAACTTCATTTCTCAATGGGCTTATACCAACCGTATCTTGAAAGCTGCCAAATGGGCGGCAAAACAGGATAAGCACATCCAATTCATGCAAATGACCTCTTTTGGATGCGGACCGGATGCTTTTTTGACTGACGAGACACACAATCTGCTAAGACGTCATGGAAAGACTCTGACTCTATTGAAAATCGATGATGTGAGCAATCTCGGTTCACTCAAATTACGTGTACGATCGGTAATAGAGAGTTTAAAGCTCTCAATGCAAAAAACACAGGAAAACGAGACGTTGCCATTTATGCAAACTCCCATATTCAGAAAAAAAGATAAATACCGAAAAATCATAGCTCCTTTTTTCACCCCTTTTATTTCTCCGCTAATACCTCCGCTCATGGGACTTGCCGGTTATGATGTCGATAATCTTCCTGTCAGTGATTCACAATCATGTGAATGGGGATTAAAATACGCTAATAACGAAGTATGTTATCCTGCTACACTTATTGTCGGAGATATAGTAAAAGCGTTCAAAACCGGGAAATACGACCCTCAAAATACGGCTGTTGCAATTACACAAACCGGGGGACAATGCAGGGCATCCAATTACATTTCTCTCATTAAAAAAGCTCTGACAGAATCCGGATTTAAAGATGTCCCGGTCATATCGATCACAGCCAATTCGGGTATAAACAATAACCAGCCCGGATTCAAAATCAATTGGATAAAAGTTTTCCCAATTGTTGTTACGTCATTACTATACAGCGACTGCCTGGCAAAATTTTACTATGCATCGGTTATTCGCGAAAAAGAAAAAGGAATGGCTGCTCTCCTACTCGACCATTACATGAATGCAGCGATAGAAGCTATCCGAAAAAACAGTGTAAATGAGATTTGGAATCTACTTTCATCTGCAGCTCAAGCTTTCAATAAAATTGTTTTAGAAAAAGACACGAACAAAGTAGGTATAGTAGGAGAAATTTATCTGAAATTCAATCCGTTTGCACAAAAGGACATTACATCATGGCTGACAGAGCAGGGTATAGAAGTAATTCCTCCGCTTCTGACAGACTTTTTTATGCAGAGTTTTGTAAATACAAAAGTCAATCAAAACAATAAACTTTCAAAAAAAATTCTGCCGGATATTGTTATTCATTGGATATACAATAGGGTAAAAAAACAAATAGATCGAGCAAATACCGTCAGTCGTCAATTTCGTTATTTCACTCCATTCGAAAGTATCTTCTCTAAAGCAGAAGAAGCCAGCAAAGTGATATCGCTTTGCGCTCAATTCGGAGAAGGATGGCTACTGCCCGGAGAGATTCTCTCAATGACCAAACAAGGAGTAAAACATGTTATAAGCCTACAACCTTTTGGCTGTATTGCCAACCATATCGTGGCAAAAGGGATGGAAAAACGAATAAAAGATTTATATCCAGAAATAAATTTTCTATCTTTAGATTTCGATAGTGGAGTCAGCGATGTCAATATAAAAAACCGAATACTCCTTTTTATTGATAATTTAAAAAATAACTATAATCATGACTGA
- a CDS encoding ferritin, protein MLSKKIEEALNAQVNAEFWSAYLYLSMSTNFAVKGNPGFANWFETQFKEEQDHALIFTKYILSRGGKVTLAPIAEVKTEWNTPLSAFEDTLAHEQKVTSMINDLYALATAEKDYATQSMLKWFIDEQVEEEETAQGIIDSLKMIKDNGFGIYTLDKELGARTYTQAAPLAGK, encoded by the coding sequence ATGTTAAGTAAAAAGATTGAGGAAGCTTTAAATGCTCAAGTAAATGCGGAGTTTTGGTCTGCATATCTTTATTTGTCTATGTCTACTAATTTTGCAGTAAAAGGAAACCCCGGATTTGCGAATTGGTTTGAAACTCAGTTTAAAGAAGAGCAAGATCATGCGTTGATTTTTACAAAATACATTCTTTCTCGAGGGGGAAAAGTAACATTAGCTCCTATTGCCGAGGTAAAGACCGAATGGAACACTCCTTTGTCTGCTTTTGAAGATACTCTCGCTCATGAACAGAAAGTAACTTCTATGATCAATGATTTGTATGCTTTGGCTACAGCGGAAAAAGACTATGCGACTCAAAGTATGTTAAAGTGGTTTATCGATGAACAAGTAGAAGAAGAAGAGACGGCTCAAGGCATTATTGACAGTCTTAAAATGATTAAGGACAATGGATTTGGTATCTATACTTTAGATAAGGAACTCGGTGCTCGTACTTATACACAAGCTGCTCCGTTAGCCGGGAAATAA
- a CDS encoding TetR/AcrR family transcriptional regulator, producing MTENKKSEDLETKIIEAAKELFIENGFAETSMSDIATKVGINRPGVHYYFRTKDKMFQAVFGSIVKSLIPKVQDIILQQDTPIGERIGRVVDAYYEVFKANPNLPIFIMKEMHRDFDYFSKTITEMHSVHYFDTIRNGLQNEMKKGKLKTVPMRFLFLTFYSLLTMPFSTKNMCQNILLEENETYDEMLAKWKPYIITHVCNLLSNENQN from the coding sequence ATGACTGAAAATAAAAAGAGCGAAGATTTGGAAACAAAAATAATAGAAGCTGCCAAAGAGCTGTTTATTGAAAATGGTTTTGCGGAGACCAGCATGAGCGACATTGCGACAAAGGTAGGAATAAATCGACCCGGAGTGCATTACTACTTCCGGACAAAAGATAAAATGTTCCAAGCCGTGTTCGGATCGATTGTAAAATCTTTGATACCCAAAGTTCAGGATATAATATTACAACAAGACACACCGATCGGAGAACGTATAGGAAGAGTCGTAGATGCTTACTACGAAGTATTTAAAGCCAATCCTAATCTACCTATATTTATAATGAAAGAGATGCATCGCGATTTCGATTACTTTTCTAAAACTATAACTGAAATGCACTCTGTCCACTATTTCGATACTATAAGAAATGGATTACAAAATGAAATGAAAAAAGGAAAACTCAAAACAGTACCCATGCGCTTTCTGTTTCTCACATTTTATTCGTTATTGACAATGCCATTCTCAACAAAAAACATGTGCCAAAATATTCTACTCGAAGAAAATGAAACTTATGATGAAATGCTTGCGAAATGGAAACCATACATCATCACACATGTATGTAATCTTCTTTCAAATGAAAATCAGAACTGA
- a CDS encoding CXXX repeat peptide modification system protein, whose amino-acid sequence MERKLIGSVSEQERDEIRTLFERKNGLNELFKVLDAENEALYNKLVADMSITATKFQSWWDEKAQKYQWDSLPDHRWEIDFDTCEIFLVKR is encoded by the coding sequence ATGGAAAGAAAGTTAATAGGTTCTGTGTCGGAGCAAGAAAGAGATGAGATTAGAACATTATTTGAAAGAAAAAATGGTCTTAATGAGTTATTTAAAGTTCTTGATGCGGAAAATGAGGCATTATATAATAAGTTGGTAGCAGATATGAGTATAACGGCAACCAAGTTTCAATCATGGTGGGATGAGAAAGCTCAGAAGTATCAATGGGACTCTTTGCCGGATCATAGGTGGGAAATAGATTTTGATACTTGTGAAATTTTCTTGGTTAAACGTTAG
- a CDS encoding right-handed parallel beta-helix repeat-containing protein — protein MRTHLKFAVVFLITVFVFVGLSAQTFIHPGIDMCREDLELMKNKTLAGEQPWRGAFERLKAETPLSFEVKTYAHVISGPYGKPDIGGSDLSKGAVMAYNCAVLWYITEDKAYAEKAIEIIGKWSESLRSLDENNAKLLVALSGYKFCNAAEILRYTYPGWTENHTAAFTEMIMSVYYPLLRFYFPQANGNWDGAIMHTLLSIAIFTNDRPLFDNAVYHYLHGKANGSLIKYIFPNGQCQETTRDQGHVQMGLGEFAGAARIAYTQGVDLFSAGDNRLALGYEYTSRFLLGEDIFSYGEPSHRDKDLRNDYGIEYVYQHYKAQGIDMPYTRSICDKVRDKSSLILLTAFRAAFQGKTPEQRPLICSKIAYPAGALRVSDFKIPEGAIVVSPGDSLQQILDNEAGHKRTIFLKAGEYTMNKTLKIHSGTHLIGEGTKTVLMFTPSVRTAAIMAATPDMSDVVIENLIIEGAREHAAGFDPNAGRFERQRRYANNLAGISFRSEKNYSLSGITLRNLSVINFSRTGVYISGAKNVKIEACDFTENGTFVVPGPRLQHNLLLQRVDGGVVRDSRFDTSLHGAGVVLDHCRSLDLKDCEIARNAWHGVLLSECSGINISENLIEGNDGCGILSEFLYKGSSNLKIRKNRIRYNNGYGVEAFAVKNLSVSGNCYDRNGKLGAQEHLCSDLTLQMEKISVD, from the coding sequence ATGAGAACACATCTTAAATTTGCGGTAGTGTTTTTGATTACCGTATTCGTTTTTGTCGGCTTGTCGGCACAGACCTTTATCCATCCCGGTATTGATATGTGCCGGGAAGATCTTGAGTTGATGAAGAATAAAACATTGGCGGGAGAACAGCCTTGGCGGGGAGCTTTTGAGCGTCTAAAGGCGGAAACACCTCTTTCTTTCGAAGTTAAGACTTATGCGCATGTTATCAGTGGACCGTACGGAAAACCTGATATTGGCGGATCGGATCTTTCTAAAGGTGCGGTAATGGCTTATAATTGTGCTGTTTTGTGGTATATTACAGAAGATAAAGCCTATGCAGAAAAAGCGATCGAAATTATAGGAAAGTGGTCTGAATCATTGCGTAGTCTGGACGAAAACAACGCTAAGTTGCTGGTTGCTCTTTCCGGATATAAATTTTGCAATGCCGCTGAAATTTTAAGATATACTTATCCGGGTTGGACTGAAAATCACACAGCGGCTTTTACAGAAATGATTATGAGCGTGTATTATCCGTTATTGAGATTCTATTTCCCTCAGGCAAACGGAAATTGGGATGGAGCGATTATGCATACTTTATTGTCGATCGCTATTTTTACCAATGATCGGCCGCTTTTTGATAATGCAGTTTATCATTATTTGCATGGAAAGGCAAACGGCAGTTTGATTAAATATATTTTTCCGAATGGACAATGTCAAGAAACTACCCGGGATCAGGGACATGTACAAATGGGGCTTGGTGAATTTGCCGGAGCAGCCCGAATTGCCTATACACAAGGCGTTGATCTTTTTTCTGCCGGTGATAACCGTTTGGCATTAGGTTATGAATATACTTCTCGTTTTCTTTTAGGAGAAGATATTTTCTCTTACGGAGAACCTTCTCATCGTGATAAGGATTTACGCAATGATTACGGGATAGAGTATGTCTATCAACACTATAAAGCCCAGGGAATAGACATGCCATATACTCGTTCTATATGTGATAAAGTTCGGGATAAGTCTTCGTTGATATTGCTTACAGCTTTCCGTGCGGCTTTTCAGGGAAAAACGCCCGAGCAGAGACCTTTGATTTGCAGTAAGATTGCTTATCCTGCAGGAGCGTTAAGAGTATCGGATTTTAAAATACCGGAAGGTGCGATTGTCGTATCGCCTGGAGATTCGTTACAGCAAATATTGGATAATGAGGCGGGACACAAGCGTACAATTTTTTTGAAAGCCGGAGAGTACACGATGAATAAAACTCTGAAAATCCATTCGGGGACGCATTTGATCGGAGAAGGTACAAAAACAGTTCTTATGTTTACACCGTCTGTACGAACTGCTGCAATTATGGCTGCCACGCCAGACATGAGTGATGTCGTTATTGAAAATTTGATAATAGAAGGTGCTCGGGAACATGCTGCTGGTTTTGATCCCAATGCCGGACGCTTTGAAAGACAAAGACGTTATGCAAATAATTTGGCCGGAATATCTTTCCGTAGTGAAAAAAATTATTCACTTTCCGGGATAACCTTGAGAAATCTTTCTGTAATTAATTTTTCTCGTACAGGAGTATATATTTCAGGTGCAAAAAATGTAAAAATAGAAGCTTGCGATTTTACTGAGAATGGGACATTTGTCGTACCGGGGCCGAGACTTCAACATAATTTATTGTTGCAGCGTGTTGATGGTGGAGTTGTGCGGGATAGTCGTTTCGATACCTCTTTACATGGAGCAGGTGTTGTGTTGGATCATTGCCGTTCATTAGATTTGAAAGATTGTGAAATAGCCCGGAATGCATGGCATGGAGTTTTATTGTCCGAATGTTCCGGTATAAATATTTCTGAAAATTTGATAGAAGGAAATGACGGTTGTGGTATTTTGTCGGAATTTTTATATAAGGGATCGAGTAATCTCAAAATTCGAAAAAATAGAATCCGCTATAATAACGGATATGGAGTCGAAGCTTTTGCGGTTAAAAATCTTTCTGTGTCAGGTAATTGCTATGATCGTAACGGAAAGTTGGGAGCGCAAGAACATTTATGTTCAGATCTTACTTTACAAATGGAAAAGATCTCAGTCGATTGA